The following are encoded together in the Chaetodon auriga isolate fChaAug3 chromosome 4, fChaAug3.hap1, whole genome shotgun sequence genome:
- the ptp4a1 gene encoding protein tyrosine phosphatase type IVA 1 isoform X2: MARMNRPAPVEITYKNMRFLITHNPTNATLNKFIEELKKYGVTTVVRVCEATYDATLVVKEGIQVLDWPFDDGAPPSNQIVDDWLNLLKLKFREEPGCCIAVHCVAGLGRAPVLVALALIECGMKYEDAVQFIRHVEERSTASSCSTWRNIVQRCACASKIPTAIAITAASSRAKP; encoded by the exons ATGGCTCGTATGAACAGACCAGCCCCTGTGGAGATCACCTACAAAAATATGAGGTTCCTCATCACCCACAATCCCACCAACGCCACCCTGAACAAGTTCATCGAG gagCTGAAGAAATATGGAGTGACCACCGTCGTGAGAGTTTGTGAGGCCACCTATGATGCCACACTGGTGGTGAAAGAAGGAATCCAAGTTCTG GATTGGCCGTTCGATGATGGAGCTCCTCCCTCCAACCAGATCGTGGATGATTGGCTGAACCTGCTGAAGCTCAAGTTTAGGGAGGAGCCCGGCTGCTGCATCGCTGTCCACTGTGTGGCAGGGCTGGGGAG AGCTCCTGTTCTGGTCGCTCTCGCCTTGATTGAATGTGGGATGAAATATGAAGATGCTGTCCAGTTCATTCGACA CGTCGAGGAGCGTTcaacagcaagcagctgttCTACCTGGAGAAATATCGTCCAAAGATGCGCCTGCGCTTCAAAGATTCCAACGGCCATCGCAATAACTGCTGCATCCAGTAGAGCCAAACCCTGA
- the ptp4a1 gene encoding protein tyrosine phosphatase type IVA 1 isoform X1, which produces MARMNRPAPVEITYKNMRFLITHNPTNATLNKFIEELKKYGVTTVVRVCEATYDATLVVKEGIQVLDWPFDDGAPPSNQIVDDWLNLLKLKFREEPGCCIAVHCVAGLGRAPVLVALALIECGMKYEDAVQFIRQKRRGAFNSKQLFYLEKYRPKMRLRFKDSNGHRNNCCIQ; this is translated from the exons ATGGCTCGTATGAACAGACCAGCCCCTGTGGAGATCACCTACAAAAATATGAGGTTCCTCATCACCCACAATCCCACCAACGCCACCCTGAACAAGTTCATCGAG gagCTGAAGAAATATGGAGTGACCACCGTCGTGAGAGTTTGTGAGGCCACCTATGATGCCACACTGGTGGTGAAAGAAGGAATCCAAGTTCTG GATTGGCCGTTCGATGATGGAGCTCCTCCCTCCAACCAGATCGTGGATGATTGGCTGAACCTGCTGAAGCTCAAGTTTAGGGAGGAGCCCGGCTGCTGCATCGCTGTCCACTGTGTGGCAGGGCTGGGGAG AGCTCCTGTTCTGGTCGCTCTCGCCTTGATTGAATGTGGGATGAAATATGAAGATGCTGTCCAGTTCATTCGACA GAAGCGTCGAGGAGCGTTcaacagcaagcagctgttCTACCTGGAGAAATATCGTCCAAAGATGCGCCTGCGCTTCAAAGATTCCAACGGCCATCGCAATAACTGCTGCATCCAGTAG
- the lgsn gene encoding lengsin gives MDEPAVGEDWTREASSQTRVSYGEMGVPRQTMEELKTVLRDSPLLSIRGRDDGKPGSPYTYLHGSSGLSSGGGAGGRPDRRHDDGNPNRAFSTFKPQSDASRRGPSSRDSTSIQLPSSMDSSSSFRSDANTNRQPGVRTHTDASGGYWGETGASHSDNENETIEIFGNQSFISTMEQIKQQIARENINFVRFEATDLHGVSRSKTVPVRFFHEKAVYGVPMPRSYLELTLSPKSNEVDNASTANFSSDVLLIPDLPTFRVLPWAEQTARVICDPCTVTGSPLRTSPRLIAKQLLGQLQSLGFSLHSSFTYECCVLGAPDRIGPKTLLFPATTLLSNHDLPFFQQLVDSMYCMGADIDSIASASGPGQMEINLRPEFGIAAADSAFTFRTGIKEMARKYSYIASFFTDDGLYNAGVLSHSLWDANGRRSLFHTGEKAGELSEIGRKWLAGLLTHSAALSCLMSPGLGCRSHIAKTIKDPKRVLCATCGCNDNSSSFNIKCHGGRETHIDNKLGSAMANPYIVLAATAAAGLDGIRRNLNVDSSLNKAPSQQKEFAIPVKLDDALEALGEDHVIRSALGEPFVQYFIAMKKFEIETQELDDERNKCLEYFI, from the exons ATGGATGAGCCTGCTGTTGGGGAGGACTGGACCAGAGAGGCGTCTTCTCAAACCAGGGTGTCCTACGGTGAGATGGGCGTCCCCCGGCAGACCATGGAGGAGTTGAAAACCGTCCTGAGGGACAGTCCTTTGCTCAGCATCCGGGGAAGAGATGATGGGAAGCCAGGAAGTCCTTATACGTACCTCCATGGAAGCAGCGGCTTAAGCAGTGGTGGAGGTGCTGGTGGAAGGCCCGACAGACGGCACGACGATGGAAATCCCAACAGGGCGTTCAGCACCTTCAAACCCCAGTCTGATGCTTCCAGAAGGGGGCCCAGCTCCAGAGATAGCACATCTATTCAGCTGCCTTCCAGCATGGATTCATCCAGCTCATTCAGGTCTGATGCCAACACAAATAGGCAGCCTGGagtcaggacacacacagatgcaagcGGTGGCTACTGGGGAGAGACTGGAGCTTCTCATTCAG ATAACGAAAACGAGACTATCGAGATCTTTGGGAATCAGAGCTTCATTTCAACCATGGAGCAGATCAAGCAGCAGATCGCCAGAGAAAACATCAACTTCGTCCGCTTTGAGGCCACCGATCTCCACGGGGTGTCCAGGTCCAAGACAGTGCCTGTCCGCTTCTTCCAT GAGAAAGCAGTATATGGGGTCCCAATGCCCAGAAGCTACCTGGAGCTAACCCTGAGCCCTAAGAGCAACGAAGTGGACAATGCCAGCACTGCCAACTTCAGCAGTGATGTCCTTCTGATCCCTGATCTTCCAACCTTCAGGGTCTTACCCTGGGCTGAGCAGACAGCCAGAGTCATCTGTGACCCCTGCACGGTTACAGGAAGCCCCCTTCGCACTTCACCTCGCCTCATCGCCAAGCAGCTCCTCGGCCAGCTCCAAAGCCTAGGATTCTCCCTGCACTCATCCTTCACCTATGAATGCTGTGTACTTGGAGCGCCAGACCGGATAGGCCCAAAGACACTCTTATTCCCGGCCACCACCCTGCTCAGCAACCATGACCTGCCTTTCTTCCAGCAGCTGGTGGATAGCATGTACTGCATGGGTGCAGACATTGATAGCATCGCCTCTGCAAGTGGCCCTGGGCAGATGGAGATTAACCTGAGGCCAGAGTTTGGGATTGCGGCTGCAGATAGCGCCTTCACCTTCCGCACTGGCATCAAAGAGATGGCTCGTAAATACAGCTACATTGCCAGCTTCTTCACAGATGACGGCCTGTACAATGCTGGGGTGCTCTCTCACAGTTTGTGGGACGCTAATGGCCGACGTAGCCTCTTTCACACTGGGGAGAAGGCAGGCGAGTTGTCTGAGATCGGCAGAAAATGGCTGGCCGGGCTCCTTacccactctgctgctctgagctgccTGATGTCGCCCGGCCTGGGCTGCCGGAGCCACATCGCCAAGACGATCAAAGACCCCAAAAGAGTGCTGTGTGCCACCTGCGGCTGCAACGATAACAGTAGCTCCTTTAATATCAAGTGTCATGGCGGGAGGGAGACGCACATTGACAACAAGCTAGGCTCAGCCATGGCCAACCCTTACATTGTACTGGCTGCTACTGCAGCCGCAGGACTGGATGGCATCAGACGGAACCTGAACGTCGACAGCAGTCTGAACAAAGCCCCCAGTCAGCAGAAGGAGTTTGCCATTCCTGTGAAGCTTGATGATGCTCTGGAGGCATTGGGGGAGGATCACGTCATCCGCAGCGCCCTCGGAGAGCCGTTTGTTCAGTATTTTATTGCCATGAAAAAGTTTGAGATTGAGACCCAAGAACTGGATGATGAGAGGAACAAGTGCCTAGAGTATTTCATCTAG